Within the Gracilinema caldarium DSM 7334 genome, the region ACTGCCTTAAAATGCCTTAAAAGGCCGATAAAAAAAGGCTGTCTTGGATCTCCTTCCAAAACAGCCTCCTTAAGGCTGCCCTTCTGGACAGCCCCTTTTCTCATCAATCTAAAAGTCTTATTCGATGATTGCAATAATGTCAGACATTTTAAGGATCAGATACTCAACACCATCAACCTTAATCTGGGTTCCGGCGTATTTGTCATACATGACTTTCTGCCCTACGGCTACCTTAATGACATCCTTATTGTCACCGATAGCGGTTACCGTACCGGTCTGGGTCTTTTCCTGGGCGGTATCGGGAATAATGATACCCCCTGCGGTTTTAGATTCAGTTTTCTCTAATTTTACCATGACGCGGTCGTCTAAGGGTTTTACAGTCATATAATTCCTCCTGAGGTACAGATAAAATTGTAGTAATGGATATTACGGTTTAAATATACGGAAAATGACCGGCTAAGGTCAACAAAATTCGTTCATAAAGATAAATTTGCTTATAATGAAAAATTATAGTATTTTAGGAAAGGAATAAATATGAATCTTTGGTATGGACCATTTAAACGGGGCCGTAAGGCCCTTGCAAAACATAAAACTACCATTGCTGTGAGAGAGTTTAGAGCTGCTTTGGAATATTGTCCTGTGAAAGCATCCAGAGAGATGGCCCGTATTTTGTTTTACCTGGGCTTAGCTCTAGATCGATCCGGGCAATCAGGCCTCGCCGCAAAAAGCTGGGTTAACGCTCGTAAGCTTGTGCGTTCTGGTCATCTAGCCGCTATGTACTCCCGTTGGATAAACGATTATGGTATGAGAAAAACAGGTAGTCCCCTCTTGGATGATTACCGGGCTTTCCAATCAATACAGGTATTCCATTATTTAAGTAAACGAGGGGCAGGTCGATTTTGTTCAGAGGCTGAACGGGATGTGGTGTATACGGTCATCGAAGATGCCTGGAAACTAATAGCAAAGTCACGGATTCTCACTTCGCTTTCATGTTCACAAAAGATTTCGATCTTTAAAAAGGCAAAGCTTGATTTTCCCTATATGTATGCTGAGGATTTATTACAATCAGACTGTGAACCTATTGTAGGCAATTTTAAAGGAAAAAGACCAGGTGTACCGCTTCGTCTGAGTGGCGATGATAGCTGTCCCTGCGGTTCTGGGTTACCATTCCGACAATGTTGCGGCAGAATTTATTCCTGTGTGGAACAGGAACATACCACACCGCATCACTATGAACGCTGATGTGGGTCATTTAGAACCATAATTTACTTTATTTTTAACGGTTGTATCATTTAGACACACTAATTTGCAAATAGTGATAGAAATATGAAAATGGTTACAGTGATAATGCAGACTTGTGAAATATAAATATATATAATATATATAAATAATTACGATCTGCGTTTTGCTGTTTTCTTCGATGTTCTTGGCACGATATTTGCTGTATGTAAGTACCTATTTAGGAGGTACAACATGGCAGAAACAAAAAAGATCGTAAAATCAAAATCGGTAAAAAAAGAAACGATGAACGATGAAAATGTTCTTTCTATATATCTTAAAGAAATCAATAAGATTCCGCTCTTAACAAGAGAAGAGGAAGATGCAATAGCCCGGGCTGCAGCCAAGGGTGATAAGGCAGCACGGGATAAACTTGCTGCAGCTAATCTGCGATTCGTTGTGAATGTGGCAAAAAAGTACCAAAACCAAGGATTATCGCTCTCGGACCTCATCAGCGAAGGTAATATTGGGCTCCTGAATGCTATTGAACGGTACGATGTAGATAAGGGGTATCATTTTATTTCCTATGCGGTCTGGTGGATTCGGCAGGCTATATTAAAGGCTATCTGTGAAAAATCCCGTATGATCCGTCTGCCCTTGAATCGGGCTAATGAACTGGTACAGATTGAAAAGGCCCGTAAGGTCTTGCAGGGTGGTGCTACCAGCGATGCAGAGATCAATGAAGTAGCCCGTCTCCTTGATATGGAACCTTCCCATGTGACTGATCTTATCAATATTAGCCGTGAACTGGTTTCTCTGGAAAGTCCTGTATTTACAGAAAAGGATTCTTCCATTCTAGGGGATTTTTTAGAAGATACCACCTACAAAGCCCCCGAAGCTGCGGCTATTGAATCAGCGCTGCGTGAAGACATTGATGCAGTGCTCAATACTTTGACAGAGAAAGAAGCTGAAATTATCCGGTACCGCTTTGGTCTTAATGGCCATGTACCTATGTCCTTAAAAGAAATAGGGGATAAGTACCATTT harbors:
- a CDS encoding SEC-C metal-binding domain-containing protein, which gives rise to MNLWYGPFKRGRKALAKHKTTIAVREFRAALEYCPVKASREMARILFYLGLALDRSGQSGLAAKSWVNARKLVRSGHLAAMYSRWINDYGMRKTGSPLLDDYRAFQSIQVFHYLSKRGAGRFCSEAERDVVYTVIEDAWKLIAKSRILTSLSCSQKISIFKKAKLDFPYMYAEDLLQSDCEPIVGNFKGKRPGVPLRLSGDDSCPCGSGLPFRQCCGRIYSCVEQEHTTPHHYER
- a CDS encoding co-chaperone GroES, coding for MTVKPLDDRVMVKLEKTESKTAGGIIIPDTAQEKTQTGTVTAIGDNKDVIKVAVGQKVMYDKYAGTQIKVDGVEYLILKMSDIIAIIE
- a CDS encoding sigma-70 family RNA polymerase sigma factor, which gives rise to MAETKKIVKSKSVKKETMNDENVLSIYLKEINKIPLLTREEEDAIARAAAKGDKAARDKLAAANLRFVVNVAKKYQNQGLSLSDLISEGNIGLLNAIERYDVDKGYHFISYAVWWIRQAILKAICEKSRMIRLPLNRANELVQIEKARKVLQGGATSDAEINEVARLLDMEPSHVTDLINISRELVSLESPVFTEKDSSILGDFLEDTTYKAPEAAAIESALREDIDAVLNTLTEKEAEIIRYRFGLNGHVPMSLKEIGDKYHLTKERIRQIEKKALKRLQHPARKQYLESYVA